One part of the Aurantibacillus circumpalustris genome encodes these proteins:
- a CDS encoding NUDIX hydrolase: MNTRIYFNDKFIELTGFNTQSSQNQSIKIDQTKEGGKDLNKLVEAFLDDSHKSSIYISHISVEKAIDILKNTFYYIEAAGGFIEKQNQFLFIRRHNRWDLPKGKLEKGETIQEAAVRECEEECGIKDLNIIKPLNSTFHIYQYKKGYALKQSYWFYMRTDFSEKLIPQLEESITEVDWFDKKTIQETLLKDTYYTIADVTREALDL, encoded by the coding sequence ATGAACACACGAATATATTTTAATGATAAGTTTATAGAGTTAACGGGTTTTAACACGCAATCTTCGCAAAATCAATCAATTAAAATAGACCAAACAAAAGAGGGCGGGAAGGATTTAAACAAACTAGTTGAAGCTTTTCTGGACGATTCCCATAAAAGTTCCATTTACATTTCACACATCTCGGTAGAAAAAGCAATAGATATTCTAAAGAACACTTTTTATTACATAGAAGCAGCAGGAGGTTTTATTGAAAAACAAAATCAATTTTTGTTTATTAGAAGGCATAATCGTTGGGATCTTCCCAAAGGTAAACTCGAAAAAGGAGAAACAATTCAGGAAGCCGCTGTGAGAGAATGCGAAGAAGAATGTGGTATTAAAGACCTCAATATTATTAAACCTCTTAACTCTACATTTCATATTTATCAATACAAAAAGGGTTATGCGCTTAAACAATCGTATTGGTTTTACATGCGAACGGATTTTTCAGAAAAACTCATACCTCAGCTAGAAGAAAGCATTACCGAAGTAGATTGGTTTGATAAAAAAACTATTCAAGAGACTCTTTTGAAAGACACCTACTACACTATTGCTGATGTAACTAGAGAGGCTCTTGATTTGTAA